CATTCCTCCGCCAACGACCCATCTTGAGGGTGCAACCACCACTTTATCAGGGGACGAATTGAGCCATGCCCCCCACCAGCTAAAGGTGCTATTGGCAATGATGTTTCCCTTGCATTTAGTCATCAGCACCAATTCCTCGAGGTCATTTACGCCTGCAGTCCCACTCACGAAGCTCATGGGTAAGTCAAAGCGGAGATGGTCTTTGGCCCACTCTATGTCATCAGAGAAAACGAACAGATGGGGCTGGGAATATCTCTGGCTCATTATGTCAACAGCTTTAGAATAGTATTCCAAAGAGCAAGCGCCGAAGACCTTCTGTACTCCTGGCAGATTGACATAATCACCTCGTCTGACGTGCAAGCTCACCGCATCACATTTGGCCATTTCCATCTCTATGGTCTTTGCCCCCTCAGACAAAGGCAATCGAGGAGTAAGTTCCTTTCTTATGACTTGAGCATGCCTCAGGAAATAGCGCTCGCTCTGCCAGAAGCCATCGAGATAGATATCTTCAGGCAAGGACATGGCCTTTTCTAAAGTCTCTCTCTCGAATCCTATCAAA
This region of Methanomassiliicoccales archaeon genomic DNA includes:
- a CDS encoding alpha-1,2-fucosyltransferase, which gives rise to MIIVRLRGRLGNQLFQYAMARALALDRDAEMAFDLSHFYLKPYGCGLRGFNFIGRKAGLLEIGPMILLSNLSTVAQLHLPKSFRSLAVWLGSKALSLDSRLRPGMHRLVERRDLIGFERETLEKAMSLPEDIYLDGFWQSERYFLRHAQVIRKELTPRLPLSEGAKTIEMEMAKCDAVSLHVRRGDYVNLPGVQKVFGACSLEYYSKAVDIMSQRYSQPHLFVFSDDIEWAKDHLRFDLPMSFVSGTAGVNDLEELVLMTKCKGNIIANSTFSWWGAWLNSSPDKVVVAPSRWVVGGGMTAKEVVPDGWIKVSS